In Tissierellales bacterium, the following proteins share a genomic window:
- the cmk gene encoding (d)CMP kinase, which translates to MKNKFSIAIDGPAASGKSTMAKIISKKLGLEYIDTGAMYRALTLKVISENIDFSNIPSIVSLLENTKIDFSNNHIYLDNEKVDKQIRKNIINQNVSNISKIKQVRSIMVKKQQDIAKEKNVIMDGRDIGTIVLPNAEYKFFVLASIEERAKRRHLELIKKGEKSVSFEQVKEEIAIRDKIDSNREVGPLLKSPDAYEIDTTNKTIDESVKKILNIIEGDN; encoded by the coding sequence ATGAAAAATAAATTTTCTATTGCAATAGATGGTCCTGCTGCTTCTGGCAAAAGCACTATGGCTAAAATTATTAGTAAAAAATTAGGACTAGAATATATTGATACAGGAGCTATGTATAGGGCATTAACATTAAAAGTTATAAGTGAAAATATTGATTTTTCAAATATACCTTCTATTGTTAGCCTATTAGAAAATACTAAAATTGATTTCTCTAACAATCATATTTATTTGGATAATGAAAAAGTAGACAAGCAGATACGAAAAAATATTATTAATCAAAATGTTTCAAATATATCAAAGATTAAACAAGTAAGAAGTATAATGGTTAAAAAGCAACAGGACATTGCTAAAGAGAAAAATGTAATTATGGATGGCCGTGACATTGGAACAATAGTATTACCTAATGCTGAGTATAAATTCTTTGTATTAGCCTCTATTGAAGAAAGAGCTAAAAGGAGACACTTAGAGCTAATAAAGAAGGGTGAAAAGAGTGTAAGCTTTGAACAAGTAAAAGAAGAAATAGCTATAAGAGATAAAATTGATAGTAATAGAGAAGTTGGGCCTTTATTAAAAAGTCCAGATGCTTATGAAATTGATACAACTAACAAAACTATTGATGAATCTGTAAAAAAAATACTTAATATTATTGAGGGGGATAATTAA
- a CDS encoding lysophospholipid acyltransferase family protein, producing the protein MTFYKVCRGICNVLFRIFFRFKVIGKEKIPKDGKVIVCANHISLLDPIALAISIPRPINFMAKKELFENKFSKWLIGNLGAFPVDREGSDLSAIRNSMKVLKNNGILGIFPEGKRVYEPDIKNAKPGIGIIAVKAQAPVIPIYIDSKYRIFGKVLIKVGDPIKVDKYHKQKTTGEDYKKLSEEIMYSIYSLK; encoded by the coding sequence TTGACATTTTATAAAGTTTGTAGGGGAATTTGCAATGTTTTATTTAGAATCTTTTTCAGATTTAAGGTAATCGGGAAGGAAAAAATACCAAAGGATGGCAAGGTTATAGTCTGTGCTAACCATATAAGTCTTTTAGACCCAATTGCATTGGCTATATCAATTCCAAGGCCTATAAACTTTATGGCAAAAAAAGAACTTTTTGAAAATAAATTTTCTAAATGGTTAATAGGAAATTTAGGGGCCTTCCCCGTAGATAGGGAAGGTTCAGATTTATCGGCAATTAGAAATTCTATGAAAGTATTAAAAAATAATGGCATATTAGGCATTTTTCCAGAGGGTAAAAGAGTTTATGAACCTGATATTAAAAATGCAAAACCAGGCATAGGTATAATTGCTGTAAAGGCACAGGCACCAGTAATACCTATTTATATAGATTCTAAATATAGGATTTTTGGTAAAGTATTGATTAAAGTTGGAGATCCAATAAAAGTTGATAAATATCATAAACAAAAAACTACAGGTGAAGATTATAAAAAACTAAGTGAAGAGATAATGTACTCAATTTATTCACTTAAGTAG
- a CDS encoding bifunctional 4-hydroxy-3-methylbut-2-enyl diphosphate reductase/30S ribosomal protein S1 — protein sequence MQIILADHAGYCFGVDRAINLALETINNFSEDTNIYSLGPLIHNKQVVAHLKNLGLEVIEEISNEGKGKIIIRAHGVPYEIQQNAEKKGFEVVDTTCPYVKSVHNRVKNYQEKGYKIVIIGDSNHPEVIGINGWCNNEAEIINNIEYANSLDEYEKICVVSQTTNTKEKFETLSEIIKDKGKEVKIFNTICNATKLRQDACKDVAQKVDAMVVIGGFHSSNTNKLAEVARNYCPSVYHIETIEDLPLQEVLKFNTIGVTAGASTPDVIIKEVIDTMKNSNNNIDDQEMLEAIENSFVSIHRGDVVKGEVITVTNNEVMVNINYKSDGIVSKGELSNDQDINPKSLYKEGDTVEVYVINLDDGEGNVLLSIKKVDNIKNWEKLEEIYENNGVIECKVTDIVKGGVIGLVNEINGFIPASHLSTNYVKDLSNYNGKVFNVKIIDFDKEKNRIILSRKNVELEELEKKREGLWESLEINKTISGEVKRLTNFGAFVDLGGVDGLIHISDLSWSRINHPSDILKEGEEVKVIVQDFNKEKNRISLGYKQKYPKPWDVFIENNKVGDIVEGIVVNLLDFGAFVQLKEGVDGLVHVSQISNEHVHKPKDVLSKGDKVKVKIIDIGEEERISLSIKEAIQKDIEDKGKYNDENEEPEVTIGDMIKDKE from the coding sequence TTGCAAATTATTTTAGCAGACCATGCAGGCTATTGTTTTGGTGTAGATAGGGCTATAAATTTAGCCCTGGAAACAATAAATAATTTTAGTGAAGATACAAATATTTATTCATTAGGTCCATTGATACACAATAAACAAGTGGTAGCTCACCTAAAGAATTTAGGTTTAGAAGTTATAGAAGAAATTTCTAATGAAGGTAAAGGTAAAATAATTATTAGAGCTCATGGCGTTCCATATGAAATTCAGCAAAATGCCGAAAAAAAAGGCTTTGAGGTTGTTGATACAACTTGCCCTTACGTAAAAAGTGTCCATAATAGAGTGAAGAATTATCAGGAAAAAGGGTATAAAATAGTTATTATTGGTGATTCTAATCATCCGGAAGTGATAGGAATCAATGGATGGTGTAACAATGAAGCTGAAATTATCAATAATATTGAATATGCTAATAGTCTAGATGAATATGAGAAAATATGCGTTGTTTCACAAACTACTAATACTAAAGAAAAATTTGAAACCCTCTCTGAAATAATTAAGGACAAAGGTAAAGAGGTCAAAATTTTTAACACTATATGTAATGCTACAAAACTTCGCCAAGATGCTTGTAAAGATGTAGCTCAAAAAGTAGATGCTATGGTTGTAATAGGTGGATTTCATAGTTCTAATACTAATAAATTAGCAGAGGTAGCAAGAAATTATTGTCCTAGTGTATACCATATTGAAACAATAGAAGATTTACCTTTGCAAGAGGTACTAAAATTTAATACAATAGGAGTAACTGCAGGTGCCTCTACACCTGATGTCATAATTAAGGAGGTTATAGATACAATGAAGAATTCAAATAATAATATTGATGATCAAGAAATGTTGGAAGCAATAGAAAATTCTTTTGTTAGTATTCATCGCGGAGATGTAGTTAAGGGAGAAGTTATAACAGTAACTAATAATGAAGTTATGGTAAATATTAACTATAAATCAGATGGTATAGTTTCTAAAGGAGAGCTTTCAAATGACCAAGATATAAATCCTAAAAGTCTATATAAAGAGGGAGATACTGTTGAGGTCTATGTAATAAATTTGGATGATGGCGAAGGTAACGTTCTACTCTCAATTAAGAAAGTTGATAATATTAAAAATTGGGAGAAATTAGAGGAAATATACGAAAATAACGGGGTAATAGAGTGCAAAGTAACTGATATAGTAAAGGGTGGAGTTATCGGATTAGTTAATGAAATAAATGGATTTATACCTGCTTCTCATTTATCGACTAATTATGTTAAAGATTTGAGCAACTATAATGGTAAAGTATTTAATGTAAAGATAATTGATTTTGATAAAGAAAAAAATAGAATTATATTATCGAGAAAAAATGTAGAACTAGAAGAATTAGAGAAAAAAAGAGAAGGTCTATGGGAATCTTTAGAAATTAATAAGACTATTAGTGGAGAAGTAAAAAGATTGACAAACTTTGGTGCTTTTGTTGATTTAGGTGGTGTAGATGGATTAATTCACATATCGGATCTATCTTGGTCAAGGATTAATCATCCTTCAGATATTTTAAAAGAAGGTGAAGAAGTTAAAGTAATTGTACAAGATTTTAATAAAGAAAAGAATAGAATCTCATTAGGCTATAAGCAAAAGTATCCAAAACCATGGGATGTATTTATTGAAAACAACAAAGTAGGAGATATTGTTGAAGGAATAGTAGTTAATCTATTAGATTTTGGAGCATTTGTACAATTAAAAGAAGGAGTAGATGGATTAGTTCACGTTTCTCAAATATCAAATGAGCATGTCCATAAGCCAAAGGATGTTTTAAGTAAAGGTGATAAAGTAAAAGTAAAAATAATTGATATAGGAGAAGAAGAAAGAATAAGTTTAAGTATAAAAGAGGCTATCCAAAAAGATATAGAAGATAAAGGTAAATATAATGATGAAAATGAAGAGCCAGAAGTTACTATTGGTGATATGATAAAGGATAAAGAATAA
- a CDS encoding M42 family metallopeptidase, with protein MDTKKFLQKLSNAYGISGFESGLNDIVISAMKNYTDDIHVDNLGNILAVKKGTNNKENLKVMLAAHLDEIGLIVTYIEENGFIRFSNIGGIDPRTLLSQEVVVHGKEDIIGIIGARPPHFQSSDRANKTIKMEDMTIDLGLSKEEVKRVVKIGDPITIRRNFASLQGERVTGKALDDRAGVVTLLECAKELEKIVHEVDVYFVSTVQEEVGVRGAFTSTYSINPDIGIAIDVGFGATPELPKKDTLEMGKGPGITLGGNIHPGLRKHIVKLADEYNIPYQMEIAPGATGTDGYAIQITKAGIPTLCISIPLRYMHTSVEIIDMVDIRNTAKLLSLFISSITSDNLEGFLCY; from the coding sequence TTGGATACAAAAAAGTTTTTGCAGAAATTAAGTAATGCTTATGGTATTTCTGGTTTTGAAAGTGGTTTAAATGATATTGTTATATCGGCAATGAAAAACTATACTGATGATATTCATGTTGATAATTTAGGTAATATTTTAGCAGTAAAAAAAGGTACAAATAATAAAGAAAATTTAAAAGTCATGTTGGCCGCTCATCTTGACGAAATAGGCTTAATTGTAACTTATATTGAAGAGAATGGATTTATTAGATTTTCTAATATAGGTGGAATTGATCCAAGAACATTATTAAGTCAAGAAGTAGTAGTACATGGAAAAGAAGATATTATTGGAATAATAGGAGCTAGGCCACCCCATTTTCAATCTTCTGATAGGGCTAATAAAACAATAAAAATGGAGGATATGACTATTGATTTAGGTCTATCAAAAGAGGAAGTAAAAAGAGTAGTAAAAATTGGAGATCCAATTACAATAAGGCGAAATTTTGCAAGTTTACAAGGTGAAAGGGTTACAGGCAAAGCATTAGATGATAGAGCTGGTGTAGTGACTTTATTAGAATGTGCTAAAGAATTAGAAAAGATAGTTCATGAAGTAGATGTATATTTTGTTTCCACTGTGCAAGAAGAGGTAGGAGTTAGGGGAGCTTTTACCAGTACTTATAGTATAAATCCTGACATAGGTATAGCCATCGATGTAGGCTTTGGAGCCACTCCTGAATTGCCAAAAAAAGATACCTTAGAAATGGGCAAGGGGCCAGGAATTACTTTAGGTGGAAATATACATCCAGGACTAAGAAAGCATATAGTTAAGTTAGCTGATGAATATAATATTCCCTATCAAATGGAAATCGCTCCTGGAGCTACAGGTACAGATGGATATGCCATACAGATAACAAAGGCTGGCATACCTACATTATGTATATCAATACCATTAAGGTATATGCATACTTCAGTTGAAATTATAGATATGGTAGATATAAGAAATACCGCTAAATTATTATCACTATTTATAAGTTCTATAACTAGTGATAACTTGGAGGGATTCCTATGTTATTAA
- a CDS encoding M42 family metallopeptidase — translation MLLKKLTEASGVSGNESEVRNIIIDEIKDYVDDIKIDNIGNVIVYKKGKVNAPKLMVTAHLDEVGLMVVNIDDSGLLKFVPVGGIDKRVLVSKPVKVGKDKIQGVIGAKPIHLQKRTEWENALDIEDLYIDIGVNNKEEAEKLVSIGDYVTFDTESLEFGNNLIKAKALDNRVGCSLLIDLLKEESSFSYYGVFTVMEEVGLRGAGPAAFSVEPDVSIILEGTLCSDMPKAEVYEISTVLGDGPAISLMDRTTVYNIKLRERIVSIAKKNNIPYQYRKTTFGGNDSGKIHLAKEGSITTTISVPCRYIHSPVSVMSKDDYENTFKLLKAVLKDIEGEGL, via the coding sequence ATGTTATTAAAAAAATTAACAGAAGCTTCTGGCGTATCTGGAAATGAAAGTGAAGTTAGAAATATTATTATAGATGAAATAAAGGATTATGTAGATGATATAAAGATAGATAATATTGGGAATGTTATTGTTTACAAAAAGGGAAAAGTTAATGCCCCTAAATTAATGGTTACAGCTCATTTAGATGAAGTTGGACTTATGGTAGTTAATATAGATGATTCTGGCCTTCTAAAGTTTGTGCCTGTGGGAGGTATAGATAAAAGAGTATTAGTTTCAAAACCAGTGAAAGTTGGAAAAGATAAAATACAAGGTGTTATAGGTGCAAAGCCTATACATTTACAAAAACGTACTGAATGGGAAAATGCTTTAGATATTGAGGATTTATATATTGATATAGGTGTTAATAATAAAGAGGAAGCAGAAAAATTAGTTTCTATAGGAGATTATGTAACATTTGATACTGAATCCTTAGAATTTGGCAATAATTTAATTAAAGCTAAAGCATTAGATAATAGGGTAGGTTGTAGTTTACTTATAGATTTGCTAAAAGAAGAGTCAAGTTTCAGTTATTATGGGGTATTTACGGTTATGGAAGAAGTAGGTCTTAGGGGAGCTGGTCCTGCTGCCTTTAGTGTAGAGCCAGATGTAAGCATTATATTGGAAGGTACTTTGTGTTCTGATATGCCAAAAGCTGAAGTTTATGAAATTTCAACTGTTTTAGGAGATGGGCCTGCTATTTCATTAATGGATAGAACTACAGTTTATAATATTAAACTAAGAGAAAGAATTGTATCTATAGCTAAGAAAAATAATATACCTTATCAATATAGAAAAACTACTTTTGGTGGAAATGATTCTGGGAAAATTCATTTAGCTAAAGAGGGCTCTATAACTACAACAATTTCTGTACCTTGTAGATATATACATTCACCTGTTTCTGTTATGTCAAAGGATGATTATGAAAATACTTTTAAACTTTTAAAGGCAGTTTTGAAAGATATAGAAGGGGAGGGTTTATAA
- a CDS encoding M42 family metallopeptidase has translation MNFNGQLLNDLTNVYSPSSNEDRIREFIENEIKDYVDEVEVDALGNLIARKKGNGKKIMLAAHMDQIGLMITAIDKKGFLRFTNVGGISPDISLSQKVVFENGTVGVIYTEPMEDSSRIELDKMYIDIGAFSKEEAEQKVKIGDICVYKSGYEENENVVFSQCLDDRVGCYVLIDTIKNVKKTNNDLYFVFSVQEEVGLRGAKTSAYRINPDMGIAIDVTGSGDTPKAKKFAISLDKGTAIKVKDNSILAHPKVRELMVEVAGEKDIPYQMEVLEFGGTDSGAIHLTREGIPSGVISIPTRYVHSTIEMASKNDIVNSIRLLTNLLEKEI, from the coding sequence ATGAATTTTAACGGTCAGCTACTTAATGATTTAACAAATGTTTATTCACCATCTAGTAATGAAGATAGAATAAGAGAATTTATTGAAAATGAAATAAAAGACTATGTAGATGAGGTTGAAGTAGACGCTTTAGGAAACTTAATTGCAAGAAAAAAAGGTAATGGTAAAAAAATAATGTTAGCTGCTCATATGGATCAAATTGGACTTATGATAACTGCTATTGATAAAAAAGGGTTTTTACGATTTACAAATGTAGGTGGCATATCGCCAGATATTTCATTGAGTCAAAAAGTCGTTTTTGAAAATGGTACTGTTGGAGTTATATATACAGAGCCTATGGAGGATTCATCAAGGATAGAACTTGATAAAATGTATATAGATATTGGAGCTTTTAGTAAGGAAGAAGCAGAGCAAAAGGTGAAAATAGGAGATATTTGTGTTTATAAATCTGGTTATGAGGAAAATGAAAATGTTGTTTTTTCACAATGTTTAGATGATAGGGTAGGATGTTATGTATTAATAGATACTATTAAAAATGTTAAAAAGACTAATAATGATTTATACTTTGTTTTTTCAGTTCAAGAAGAAGTAGGACTTAGGGGTGCTAAAACTTCCGCATATAGAATTAATCCAGACATGGGAATTGCTATTGATGTTACAGGTAGTGGAGATACACCAAAGGCTAAGAAATTTGCTATAAGTTTAGATAAAGGTACAGCAATTAAAGTAAAGGATAATTCCATACTTGCTCACCCTAAGGTTAGAGAATTAATGGTAGAAGTAGCCGGGGAAAAAGATATTCCATATCAAATGGAAGTGTTAGAATTTGGGGGTACAGATTCAGGTGCCATCCATCTTACAAGAGAAGGAATACCTTCAGGGGTAATTTCTATTCCTACTAGGTATGTACATTCTACTATAGAGATGGCCTCCAAAAATGACATAGTAAATTCAATTAGGCTTTTGACAAATCTTCTTGAAAAAGAAATATAA
- a CDS encoding MerR family transcriptional regulator: protein MLDTQKHYTISEAAEVTEYPPHVLRYYEKEFELDIPRNEANHRYYTFQEIEIFQYIKVLQEKGFSNKQIKLIIESPQLALNEEESAALTNIMPRDKIEPAKLSKEISGYLQEEFFNELEAALDKNAEGSDKLLEELRDEITKLRNELNNSERDVLICENAKLKMKVKQKTYENLELKEEINKSKNKQNPLKRLFKKP from the coding sequence ATGTTGGATACACAAAAACATTATACTATTTCTGAAGCTGCAGAAGTTACTGAATACCCTCCACATGTTCTAAGGTATTATGAAAAAGAATTTGAGCTAGATATTCCTAGAAATGAAGCCAATCATAGATATTATACCTTTCAGGAAATTGAAATATTTCAGTATATAAAGGTTCTACAAGAAAAGGGTTTCAGTAACAAACAAATTAAATTAATAATTGAATCGCCGCAATTAGCCTTAAATGAGGAGGAAAGTGCAGCTTTAACAAATATAATGCCTAGGGACAAAATAGAACCGGCGAAATTATCGAAGGAAATAAGTGGATATCTTCAAGAAGAGTTTTTTAATGAACTGGAAGCTGCTTTAGATAAAAATGCTGAAGGAAGTGATAAGCTTCTTGAGGAATTGAGGGATGAGATAACTAAATTAAGAAATGAATTGAATAATAGTGAAAGGGATGTACTGATTTGTGAAAATGCTAAACTTAAAATGAAGGTTAAGCAAAAAACCTATGAAAATTTAGAACTTAAAGAAGAAATTAATAAATCTAAAAATAAACAGAACCCTTTAAAACGTTTGTTTAAAAAACCATAA
- the miaB gene encoding tRNA (N6-isopentenyl adenosine(37)-C2)-methylthiotransferase MiaB produces MNLDNIKNDKKYTILTFGCQMNEHDSEKISWILEQMGYRFTNEIKDSDIIIYNTCLVRENAELKVYGQLGALKHLKNQKPDMILAVCGCMMQRKEIREVIVEKYSHVDIIFGTNNIQKLPQLINRHLQTKETIVDIVEDTREIVEDIDANRKYDFKAFTNITYGCNNFCSYCIVPYTRGREKSREPEAIIKEISNLAKKGYKEITLLGQNVNSYGKTLNKDYRFPQLLRDVNKIDGIERIRFMTSHPKDLSDDLIYAMAECEKVCEHLHLPVQSGSNRILKLMNRKYTKEDYLAKIEKVKSIIPNISITTDIIVGFPSETEEDFNETLDLVEKVKYDSAFTFLYSIREGTQAAKMEEQIPYEVKHQRFQRLLDKLYVVMYDNNLKYKDKVVEVLVEGTSKNDDTVLSGRTRSEKLIHFSGDKDLIGKLVKVKVTEVKTFTLEGILV; encoded by the coding sequence ATGAATTTAGATAATATAAAAAACGATAAAAAATATACGATTTTAACTTTTGGTTGTCAAATGAATGAACATGATTCTGAAAAAATCTCTTGGATTTTAGAACAAATGGGTTATAGATTTACAAATGAAATAAAAGATAGCGATATTATTATATATAATACTTGTTTAGTAAGAGAAAATGCAGAGCTAAAGGTTTATGGCCAATTAGGAGCATTGAAGCATTTAAAAAACCAAAAGCCTGATATGATACTAGCAGTATGTGGTTGTATGATGCAACGTAAAGAAATTAGAGAAGTTATAGTGGAAAAGTATAGCCATGTTGATATAATATTTGGAACTAATAATATTCAAAAATTGCCTCAATTAATAAACAGGCATTTACAAACAAAAGAAACTATAGTTGATATTGTTGAGGATACTAGGGAGATAGTAGAGGATATTGATGCAAATAGAAAATACGATTTTAAAGCCTTTACTAATATAACATATGGATGTAACAACTTTTGCTCCTATTGTATAGTACCTTATACTAGAGGTAGGGAAAAGAGTAGAGAACCCGAGGCCATAATAAAAGAAATAAGCAATTTAGCCAAAAAAGGTTATAAGGAAATTACTTTATTAGGACAAAACGTTAATTCCTATGGTAAAACATTAAATAAAGACTATAGATTTCCACAGCTTTTAAGAGATGTAAATAAAATTGATGGTATTGAAAGAATTAGATTTATGACATCTCATCCTAAGGATTTATCCGATGATTTAATATATGCAATGGCTGAATGTGAAAAAGTTTGTGAGCATTTACACTTACCGGTTCAATCAGGGAGCAATAGAATTCTAAAACTGATGAATAGAAAGTATACAAAAGAAGACTATTTAGCTAAAATAGAGAAAGTAAAAAGTATAATTCCTAATATTTCTATAACTACTGATATAATTGTAGGATTTCCTAGTGAAACAGAAGAGGATTTTAATGAAACCTTAGATTTAGTTGAAAAAGTAAAATATGATTCAGCTTTTACTTTCTTATATTCAATTAGAGAGGGAACTCAAGCAGCAAAAATGGAAGAACAAATTCCCTATGAAGTTAAGCATCAAAGATTCCAAAGATTATTAGATAAACTATATGTTGTTATGTATGATAATAATTTAAAATATAAAGATAAGGTAGTTGAGGTTTTAGTAGAAGGTACTAGTAAAAATGATGATACTGTATTGAGTGGAAGAACTAGAAGTGAAAAATTGATACATTTTAGTGGTGACAAAGATTTAATAGGCAAATTAGTTAAAGTAAAAGTTACTGAAGTTAAAACTTTTACTTTAGAAGGTATATTAGTTTAG